A single window of Luteitalea sp. DNA harbors:
- a CDS encoding FtsX-like permease family protein, which yields MGEAMTFSTLARRAFVYYRQTNAAVVLGMACAVAVLSGALLVGESVRESLRELSVGRLGQTDLLVTSERFFREQLATDVDPQGAVAVPVVVVDGLVSDERSEQRSSRVEVFGVDRRFWRFHGVEAPALDASDAWVSPGLARELALVQDDPLLIRTRKPSAIPGEFLHGRRDEVGRTMRMRAAGILERAQLGEFSLKPQQDDVRAVFLPLERLQRDLEQQGRVNAILINCPEPSESSADCARPVRQHATLEDLGLVVRPVASGTALSLESRSGLLAERVARAATESASASGHHASPLLTYVANAIRYGDREVPYSLVTALDERDIFRAAEASESRLRRPPLLSSDVATGAVPDIVVNTWAARALGVSGGERVALEYYVWEGSGRLDTRAADFRVAAVVPITAADRDFAPNYEGISDATSVAEWEPPFPVDLGKIRPADEEYWERYRTTPKAFVPLEAGQQLWGSRYGQLTAVRVQLAAGANVQAAREQFQRALRAKLDPLASGLVVLPVREQALRASVGATDFGEYFTYFSFFLVVAALLLAALFFRLGIEQRIQQVGVLRAVGYSSAAVRRLFLLESVGLALAGGVLGMFGALAYAWLIMFGLRTWWVGAVGTTLLELHPSLLTLGAGALGGLLIGVAVIWWTLRSLRRTAPRALLTGDVASAFGGRSPRSSGRLRLAAGALGVGAVALAAASAAGLIGETAGFFGAGTLLLAAALSAFSAYLARGKGSETAWAVDERIGPKTGTVPVFAPYSVPRLGIGYAGWRRGRSVLSAALIASAVFLIVSVEAFRREGTADAADKRSGTGGYALIAESLLPLFHDPEAPEGRDALNLIPDSSSDPHASFSLTRLRLRSGDDASCVNLYRPQRPRVVGAPAAFIDSGRFAFGATTASTDEERRNPWVLLRRRDAGGAVPAIADATSLQYVLHASVGDELVIDEGTNPIRLRIVAALADSALQGELIIDERRFLELFPDEEGYRFFLIDVESTPAGSSAGAAAVTSFLEGRLDDFGFDVSSTTERLAAFHRVENTYLSTFQALGALGLLLGTIGLAAVAVRNVLERRRELALLRAIGYRRRDLTTMIVAENAMLLGVGLGAGVAAALVAVAPVALERGGRLPLLSLTALVLAVIAAGLLSSVAAARVSARAPLLAALRSE from the coding sequence ATGGGTGAGGCGATGACGTTCAGCACCCTCGCACGGCGCGCCTTCGTCTACTACCGGCAGACCAACGCAGCGGTCGTGCTCGGGATGGCGTGTGCGGTTGCCGTGCTATCTGGCGCGTTGCTGGTCGGCGAGTCGGTGCGGGAGAGCCTGCGCGAGCTGTCCGTGGGGCGACTTGGCCAAACAGATCTCCTGGTCACCTCCGAGCGCTTCTTTCGGGAGCAGTTGGCGACCGACGTCGATCCACAGGGCGCGGTTGCGGTGCCCGTGGTGGTTGTAGATGGGCTCGTTAGCGACGAGCGGAGTGAGCAGCGTTCCTCTCGCGTGGAGGTCTTTGGTGTCGACCGGCGATTCTGGCGTTTCCACGGGGTCGAGGCGCCCGCCCTCGACGCCTCGGATGCGTGGGTGAGCCCAGGCCTCGCGCGCGAGCTGGCCCTGGTGCAAGATGATCCGCTGCTCATCCGCACGCGGAAGCCGTCAGCCATTCCTGGAGAGTTCCTGCACGGCCGCCGAGACGAGGTCGGTCGGACGATGAGAATGCGCGCTGCTGGGATACTGGAGCGCGCACAGCTCGGCGAGTTCAGCCTGAAGCCGCAGCAGGATGATGTGCGAGCGGTGTTCCTTCCGCTGGAACGTCTGCAGCGGGACCTCGAGCAACAGGGACGTGTGAATGCGATCTTGATCAACTGCCCCGAGCCGAGCGAGAGCTCGGCGGACTGCGCGCGTCCCGTTCGCCAACATGCGACGCTGGAAGATCTCGGGCTCGTCGTGCGGCCGGTTGCGAGCGGCACCGCTCTGTCACTGGAGAGTCGATCTGGCCTTCTCGCCGAGCGTGTTGCCCGGGCGGCAACCGAGAGCGCCTCCGCGAGCGGCCACCATGCATCACCCCTGTTGACGTACGTCGCCAACGCCATTCGCTACGGCGATCGCGAAGTACCGTACTCGCTCGTGACCGCGCTCGACGAAAGGGATATTTTTCGGGCAGCTGAAGCGAGCGAGAGCCGGCTGCGGAGGCCGCCCCTGCTTTCGAGCGACGTCGCGACAGGCGCTGTTCCAGACATCGTCGTGAACACGTGGGCTGCGCGGGCACTCGGCGTCAGTGGAGGGGAGCGCGTCGCGCTCGAGTACTACGTGTGGGAGGGCTCGGGACGGCTCGATACCCGTGCCGCAGACTTCCGCGTGGCCGCCGTGGTGCCGATCACGGCGGCGGATCGTGACTTCGCCCCCAACTATGAAGGAATCAGCGACGCCACGAGCGTGGCGGAGTGGGAGCCCCCGTTCCCCGTGGATCTCGGGAAGATTCGGCCGGCAGACGAGGAGTACTGGGAGCGCTACCGGACAACGCCAAAGGCGTTCGTCCCGCTCGAAGCCGGCCAGCAGCTCTGGGGATCTCGGTACGGGCAGCTCACCGCGGTGCGCGTGCAGCTAGCGGCGGGAGCGAACGTGCAAGCGGCACGCGAGCAGTTCCAACGAGCGCTGCGCGCGAAGCTCGATCCGCTCGCCTCTGGGCTCGTCGTGCTTCCTGTTCGGGAGCAGGCGCTGCGCGCGTCCGTCGGTGCGACCGACTTCGGCGAGTACTTCACCTATTTCAGCTTCTTCCTTGTCGTGGCCGCGTTGCTGCTCGCGGCGCTGTTCTTTCGCCTCGGGATCGAGCAACGGATCCAGCAGGTTGGGGTGCTCCGAGCCGTCGGCTATTCATCCGCTGCCGTCCGTCGGCTCTTTCTTCTGGAGTCGGTCGGCCTCGCGCTCGCGGGTGGTGTCCTCGGCATGTTCGGTGCGCTCGCCTACGCCTGGCTCATCATGTTCGGCCTGCGCACCTGGTGGGTGGGCGCTGTCGGCACGACGCTTCTCGAGCTCCATCCCTCTCTCTTGACGCTGGGTGCCGGCGCTCTCGGCGGACTGCTGATTGGTGTGGCGGTTATTTGGTGGACGCTCCGCTCACTGCGACGAACAGCGCCGCGTGCGCTGCTTACGGGGGATGTCGCGTCCGCGTTCGGCGGACGATCGCCTCGCTCTTCAGGTCGCCTCCGACTCGCCGCGGGTGCCCTTGGTGTTGGGGCGGTGGCACTAGCCGCCGCTTCGGCGGCCGGTTTGATTGGCGAGACCGCTGGCTTCTTCGGTGCGGGAACACTCCTGCTCGCGGCGGCGCTGTCCGCCTTCAGCGCCTACCTCGCCCGCGGAAAAGGGAGCGAAACCGCGTGGGCCGTTGACGAACGCATCGGGCCGAAAACGGGGACAGTCCCCGTTTTCGCTCCCTATTCCGTGCCTCGGTTGGGCATCGGGTACGCAGGATGGCGGCGTGGCCGGAGTGTGCTCTCCGCCGCGTTGATTGCCTCAGCAGTGTTCCTCATCGTCTCCGTGGAGGCATTCCGGCGTGAGGGCACTGCAGACGCCGCCGACAAACGCTCTGGTACCGGCGGGTATGCGCTGATTGCCGAGTCGCTGCTGCCGCTCTTTCACGATCCGGAAGCCCCCGAAGGGCGCGACGCCCTGAACCTGATACCGGATTCGAGCTCCGATCCTCATGCCTCGTTTTCTCTGACGCGTTTGCGCCTGCGCTCTGGAGACGATGCAAGTTGTGTCAATTTGTATCGCCCTCAACGCCCGCGTGTGGTCGGTGCGCCTGCCGCGTTCATCGACAGCGGCCGGTTCGCCTTCGGTGCCACGACGGCGTCGACCGATGAAGAACGGCGCAACCCTTGGGTGTTGCTCCGTCGGCGTGATGCCGGGGGGGCAGTGCCGGCGATTGCGGACGCCACGTCGCTTCAATACGTGTTGCACGCCAGCGTCGGTGACGAGCTGGTCATCGATGAAGGGACAAACCCCATCCGTCTACGCATTGTTGCCGCGCTCGCGGACAGCGCATTGCAAGGAGAGCTGATCATCGACGAACGGCGATTTCTCGAGCTCTTTCCCGACGAGGAAGGCTATCGCTTCTTTCTGATCGACGTCGAGTCGACACCTGCCGGCTCGTCGGCGGGCGCGGCGGCGGTGACCAGCTTTCTCGAAGGCCGGCTCGACGATTTTGGCTTCGACGTCTCCTCGACGACGGAGCGGCTCGCTGCGTTCCACCGTGTGGAGAACACGTATCTCTCGACGTTCCAGGCGCTGGGTGCACTGGGACTGTTGCTTGGGACGATTGGTCTGGCAG
- a CDS encoding ATP-binding cassette domain-containing protein, which translates to MSGLQAADVSKSYPTPRGDLEVLSGVSLTLAPGEAAAIMGPSGSGKSTLLYILGALESPSSGQVTLDGEDPYGLPEPALARFRNQKIGFVFQDHLLLPHCSVLENVLAPTLVDRGRDAVADRARALSLLEQVGLIDRIEHRPAELSGGERQRAALARALIRRPRVVLCDEPTGNLDRAAAEAVVSLLVELHQREQVILILVTHSTAVAERVPVRFDLVERRLVRREHG; encoded by the coding sequence ATGTCTGGACTGCAGGCTGCTGACGTCAGCAAGAGCTATCCCACGCCGCGTGGTGACCTCGAGGTGCTCTCGGGAGTTTCGTTGACGCTTGCTCCGGGAGAGGCCGCGGCAATCATGGGGCCGTCGGGCAGCGGTAAGAGCACGCTGCTGTACATCCTTGGTGCGCTCGAGTCACCCTCTTCTGGACAGGTGACCCTCGACGGGGAAGATCCCTACGGGCTTCCAGAGCCCGCCCTTGCACGGTTTCGTAACCAGAAGATCGGGTTCGTGTTTCAGGACCATCTCTTGCTCCCGCATTGCTCGGTGCTCGAGAACGTTCTGGCGCCGACACTCGTCGACCGCGGTCGTGACGCGGTGGCAGACCGCGCGCGTGCGCTGTCGTTGCTCGAGCAGGTGGGGTTGATCGACCGAATCGAGCATCGGCCAGCCGAGCTGTCGGGTGGGGAGCGACAACGTGCCGCCCTTGCGCGCGCGCTGATTCGCCGTCCGCGCGTCGTGTTGTGCGACGAGCCCACGGGTAATCTGGATCGTGCGGCGGCAGAGGCGGTGGTCTCGTTGCTCGTGGAGCTGCACCAGCGCGAGCAGGTCATCCTCATTCTCGTGACGCACAGCACGGCCGTCGCCGAGCGTGTTCCCGTGCGATTCGACCTGGTCGAGCGGCGTTTGGTGCGCCGCGAGCATGGGTGA
- a CDS encoding glycosyltransferase translates to MQILAITAGAGAMYCGSCLRDNALAAELLARGHDVVLVSVYTPTRTDERNVSRHEVLLGGISVYLEEKIPLFRYTPKVLDRLWDAPGVIRAATRRAVSTDPATLGEMTVSMLRGEHGPHRKQIAKLLDWLRDQVQPDLTILPNSLLIALAGPIARATRRPVGITLQGEDLFLDGLREPHRAQALDLIRQQVDTVDAFFAVSELYAPHMARLLAIPAEKMHIVPLGINADDFQRRGARGRDLVRIGFLARIAPEKGLHVLCEAYQRLRARSHGLPTMRLEAAGYLGPEQRGYLAGIERQMREAGLAAEFRYLGELDRAGKVEFLQSLDVFSMPATYDEPKAFSVLEAMASGVPVVQPRRGALSEIIEKTGGGLLVDPEDVDALAEGLRRVLGDPSLAERLGAAGYAGVRDHYSTARMADRALEAYTAVIGRRSDARPEGRAYMASSLE, encoded by the coding sequence GTGCAGATTCTCGCAATCACCGCGGGCGCGGGCGCGATGTATTGCGGGAGCTGCCTGCGCGACAACGCCCTGGCGGCCGAGCTCCTCGCGCGCGGCCACGACGTGGTCCTCGTGTCGGTGTACACCCCCACGCGGACCGATGAGCGGAACGTCAGCCGCCATGAGGTGTTGCTCGGCGGCATCAGCGTCTATCTCGAAGAGAAGATTCCGCTGTTTCGATACACACCGAAGGTGCTGGACCGGCTCTGGGATGCTCCAGGGGTGATCCGTGCCGCGACGCGGAGGGCGGTGAGCACTGACCCCGCGACGCTGGGTGAAATGACCGTGTCGATGCTCCGAGGCGAGCATGGTCCCCACCGGAAACAGATCGCCAAGCTCCTCGACTGGTTGCGCGATCAGGTGCAGCCGGACTTGACCATCTTGCCGAACTCGTTGCTGATTGCGCTCGCAGGGCCGATTGCCCGCGCGACGAGGCGGCCCGTTGGCATCACGTTGCAGGGAGAGGATCTCTTCCTCGACGGCTTGCGCGAGCCGCATCGGGCCCAGGCGCTCGATCTGATCAGGCAGCAGGTGGACACGGTCGACGCGTTCTTCGCCGTCAGCGAGCTCTACGCGCCGCACATGGCGCGGCTTCTCGCCATCCCGGCGGAGAAGATGCACATCGTGCCGCTCGGTATCAACGCCGACGACTTTCAGCGGCGTGGCGCGCGCGGCCGCGACCTGGTCCGCATCGGCTTCCTGGCCCGCATCGCGCCGGAAAAGGGCTTGCACGTCCTCTGCGAGGCATATCAGCGGCTACGTGCGCGCTCCCACGGCCTGCCGACAATGCGCCTCGAGGCGGCTGGCTACCTTGGCCCGGAGCAACGCGGTTATCTGGCCGGCATCGAGCGCCAGATGCGGGAAGCAGGACTCGCCGCGGAGTTCCGGTATCTCGGGGAGCTGGATCGCGCGGGGAAGGTCGAGTTCTTGCAGAGTCTCGATGTCTTCTCCATGCCGGCGACCTACGATGAGCCGAAGGCATTCTCCGTGCTCGAAGCCATGGCGAGCGGTGTGCCGGTCGTGCAACCGCGCAGGGGAGCGTTGTCGGAGATCATCGAGAAGACCGGCGGCGGTCTCTTGGTCGATCCGGAAGACGTGGACGCGCTCGCCGAGGGGCTTCGCCGCGTCCTGGGCGATCCCTCTCTAGCTGAGCGTCTGGGCGCGGCAGGTTACGCCGGTGTGCGCGATCACTACAGTACGGCGCGGATGGCAGATCGTGCGCTCGAGGCGTACACCGCCGTCATCGGCCGTAGATCAGACGCCCGACCTGAAGGTCGGGCCTACATGGCATCGTCCCTGGAGTGA